One genomic segment of Vagococcus intermedius includes these proteins:
- a CDS encoding xanthine phosphoribosyltransferase, with protein sequence MKALENRIETDGTVLQEGVLKVDKFLTHQVDPVLMEQVGAEFAKLFEKEKITKVVTIEASGIAPAIFTGLHLNVPVIFARKSKSLTMNEELLTAEVYSFTKQITSTISISRKFLSEEDNVLVIDDFLANGQAALGLVDLCRQAGAKVEGIGIVIEKSFQTGRELLIEKGLRVESLARIGSLENQTVTFLEADA encoded by the coding sequence GTGAAAGCATTAGAAAATAGAATTGAGACAGATGGTACTGTCTTACAAGAAGGCGTCTTAAAGGTTGATAAATTTTTAACCCACCAAGTTGATCCAGTATTGATGGAACAAGTTGGGGCAGAGTTTGCAAAATTATTCGAAAAAGAAAAAATAACTAAGGTTGTTACAATTGAAGCATCAGGTATTGCACCGGCTATTTTTACCGGTTTACATTTAAATGTACCTGTTATTTTTGCACGTAAAAGTAAAAGTTTAACTATGAATGAAGAGTTACTAACAGCTGAGGTTTATTCTTTTACAAAACAAATTACTAGCACAATTTCTATTTCACGGAAATTTTTAAGTGAAGAAGATAATGTCTTAGTGATTGATGATTTCTTAGCTAATGGTCAGGCAGCATTAGGTTTAGTCGATCTATGTCGTCAAGCTGGCGCAAAAGTTGAAGGAATTGGAATCGTGATTGAAAAATCATTCCAAACAGGTCGTGAGTTATTGATTGAAAAAGGGTTACGTGTTGAATCACTAGCGCGCATTGGTTCTTTAGAAAATCAAACTGTCACGTTTTTAGAGGCAGATGCTTAA
- a CDS encoding M15 family metallopeptidase has protein sequence MSENNMHNFNEKIKELFNNMLHKRTFKRNLIGVSSVIFVGFMISSFIFFPMDSEGNNRKYTQDEKVEKKANDKKDESQKKKKTESLPDIKADDWKLVLVNATHAIDHENEQLEVMPNGFELDERITKEYLEMEKAAAADGINLKVVSSYRSIAQQEEVFATNLNQHIAEGDTPEVAESKTRAYITEPGTSEHHTGLAIDVVEQSWFDQGLGLEESFYDTEAGKWLEKNVPNYGFVIRYPKGKEEITNINYEPWHLRYVGKESAKYMTKNKLVLEEYLKKLEKAENPKVKEKKAE, from the coding sequence ATGAGCGAGAATAATATGCACAACTTTAATGAAAAAATCAAAGAATTATTTAACAACATGCTTCATAAAAGAACGTTTAAACGGAATCTAATTGGCGTATCCTCAGTCATTTTTGTTGGGTTTATGATTTCATCATTTATTTTTTTCCCAATGGATTCAGAAGGAAATAATAGAAAATATACCCAAGATGAAAAAGTAGAAAAAAAAGCGAATGATAAAAAAGATGAGTCGCAAAAGAAGAAAAAAACCGAGTCTTTGCCGGATATTAAAGCAGATGATTGGAAGCTCGTTCTAGTTAATGCTACTCACGCCATTGATCATGAAAACGAGCAATTGGAAGTGATGCCAAACGGTTTTGAATTAGATGAACGCATTACTAAAGAGTATCTAGAGATGGAAAAAGCTGCTGCTGCAGATGGGATTAATCTAAAAGTTGTGTCGAGTTATCGATCAATTGCACAACAAGAAGAAGTTTTTGCTACTAATTTAAATCAACATATTGCTGAGGGAGATACACCAGAAGTTGCAGAAAGTAAGACGCGTGCCTATATTACTGAACCTGGAACAAGTGAACATCATACTGGTTTAGCAATTGATGTGGTAGAACAAAGTTGGTTTGATCAAGGTTTAGGTTTAGAAGAAAGTTTCTATGATACTGAAGCGGGAAAATGGTTAGAAAAGAATGTCCCAAATTATGGTTTTGTGATTCGTTATCCCAAAGGAAAAGAAGAGATAACCAATATTAATTATGAACCTTGGCATTTGCGCTATGTGGGCAAAGAAAGTGCTAAGTATATGACAAAAAATAAATTAGTATTAGAAGAATATCTTAAGAAACTAGAAAAAGCAGAAAATCCTAAAGTAAAAGAAAAAAAGGCAGAGTAA
- a CDS encoding glycoside hydrolase family 73 protein, translating into MAKVNNNYLRSKLNLILLLLIGVILVGGVFIASLKLLSISEKGSSDEDIEYFVTSLVPQAQKIYQEKGILPSIIIAQAALESDWGRSELSQTYYNLYGIKASQADRDHVRLNTDEFLVGSWSKSKERFKVYDSWTSSMEDYAGLLTLGTVNNPTLYHAVLQATNYQEAAEALQLAGYATDPKYSEKLINLIEANQLFIYDN; encoded by the coding sequence ATGGCAAAAGTTAATAACAACTATTTAAGGTCTAAGCTGAATTTAATATTATTGTTACTGATAGGAGTCATCCTAGTAGGCGGAGTTTTTATAGCTAGCCTTAAACTGTTAAGCATATCAGAAAAAGGATCCAGCGATGAAGATATTGAGTATTTTGTGACTAGTTTGGTTCCCCAAGCGCAAAAAATTTACCAGGAAAAAGGGATTTTACCTAGTATTATTATTGCTCAAGCAGCTTTGGAGTCTGATTGGGGACGGAGTGAACTTAGCCAAACTTATTATAATTTATATGGCATAAAGGCCTCTCAAGCAGATCGCGATCATGTGCGTCTTAACACCGATGAATTCTTGGTAGGCAGTTGGTCAAAATCGAAAGAAAGATTTAAAGTTTATGATAGTTGGACGAGTTCAATGGAAGATTACGCGGGTTTACTGACCTTAGGAACGGTGAACAATCCGACTTTATATCACGCTGTTCTTCAAGCTACAAATTACCAGGAAGCTGCTGAGGCTTTACAACTAGCGGGGTATGCAACAGATCCAAAATACTCGGAGAAGTTAATCAATCTAATCGAAGCCAATCAATTATTTATTTATGATAATTAA